The Felis catus isolate Fca126 chromosome X, F.catus_Fca126_mat1.0, whole genome shotgun sequence genome includes a region encoding these proteins:
- the ETDB gene encoding embryonic testis differentiation protein homolog B-like: MEKEKPEVKPSTPAPSDEEKTTRPSRRPRPSQNILCFLLNRQLGRHRSDVDLSMWVWMLD, from the coding sequence atggagaaagaaaagccTGAAGTGAAACCCAGCACACCCGCACCCAGCGACGAGGAGAAGACAACTAGACCCTCAAGACGCCCCAGGCCTTCCCAAAATATCCTGTGCTTTTTACTGAATAGGCAGCTGGGGAGGCACAGAAGTGACGTGGACCTGTCCATGTGGGTGTGGATGCTGGACTGA